TTATTTCAACAAGTtatgataaaattaaatttgtgTACCTGAATTTGTGAATTTGTGAAACGTGTCTCACAGACAAGTTACTGTTTTGAGAATTTGTGATAACTAGCTTCACAATCAAGACTTTTGCATAATAGTAACGTGTCGGCTCCTCATCTTGAAAAAAAAGTTCTTGCGACCTTTTCTCGCGCGCAAATTCTATGCCATCTAGTTTTGTCAAATTGGGTCATCATGTTTTTTCAAATACAGCAATTTCAATTGTCAATGTTttgaccaaaagaaaaaaaaagacagtgAATTGTCAATCAGTGAATAATCTATGGATTTTAGCCCAAAGTTTATCTCAAAAGAACTACTACGATGTCATTATATTAGTATAATATTGACATTGATAACattataaagaaatattaaaactCAACAAGTTATAGTCCGTTTCTTATGCTTTCACTTTACTACCTGCTGAGGACGACTAACAAGTGTTTGTTATATCTTATCTGATCCTAATCGACCAACATGCCAATTGTTTTTCCTTCATGCACCTAAACTTCTAAAAATATGGTATATCAATTGGGAATAATCCATGGTATTATATTCTAAATGAAGTCGATCAGaatccattttctttttcctcagtGGAGGTCAGAATCCATGGTTTTATCAGATAAGGTGAAACAGAGATGGACAAAAGTAGTAATTGAACCGCCCCGCCGGGCTGATCTTTCATCTTGTATGGGTTAAATAATATGTTATGAGACAACGGGACACGCGcgcacgcgcacacacacatatatatatatatatatatatatattaaagacaATTATTTCTGACTTTTAAGCCTTTATGGTATACAATCACAAATTTATGagaacttttttatttaataattatacgCATGGAGTAAATCTTGAACATAAAACCTTATTACTCTCCTTTAATAGTAGGGAGGAACTGCCATTTAAATACAAAATCTTACCCTATGTTTGTAAGGAAGGGATGATAGGAGACAAGAAGAGAGTAAAGACTCCCCCTGTTCCAAACATACCTATAAAGCACCTATGCTTAAGCTTTGAAAATCTGATTCTTTAAGTTTAAAAAGTAAGAATCAAGTCATTGAATAGTTCAAAAAGTTGCAATTgggtcatttttatttttatcaatcaaATGTGACGGTCTAACAGAAATGGTTCTTGatataaagaaaggaaagagaaacaaacaaaagatcCAACAGCAAGAGATATGCaactttttgggtttttattttttattttttgctgaccATAAAAAAATGTCACCCGGATAAACTATATATAAcaacgcaaaaaaaaaaattgccactaGTGTATATAACTTTCTTAAATCATGAAATGTGAAGATTTGGAAAATGTTAAAGCATACTCCAGATTGTACTACTTTTAACATTtacaattgaaataaatatacttgggtgaattaaaaaaaaagtatataaatgagtgtttttgttatattttactATAACTTATAACCCCTCGCCTGTACGTATGGTGATGTGTCCACTAATAACACCAACTCCCACTTAAAAATCACCATGATATTGGCCAAGCAAACTGATGGAATGATTTAATTGCAACTTTTTTGTAATGGTAACTTTTATAAGTTTTCGAGAATTTTAAGACGTGTATGTTTGTGAACaacttatctatatatatataaaaccgaagtttttaaagcttccacaattttccacatcagcattattAAAAAGTTTCCACAATTTTCAACGTCagcattattaaaaataaaaaataaaaaaactatttttaatccaaaaatttcaGTTAAACAGTTTTGTAATATTAGCCTCCACCCGATAGTTGTCTAATATCATAGTCTTCACCTcgatcctctctctctccctcaagcACAACCTGTCTCTCTCTGTGTTgagtttttctctctcccatgGCAAACCCAAATACAGACCTCATGGCTACAAACCCATACCCAAACACAGATCTAATGGGTACAAATCCATTTGCAATCCGTGGTTTCATTGTAAACCCCACCTCTAAATCCCCAACTCTCACCATCTATGAAGTTCCAAAAACGTCCCAAAGCCATCACCTCTCTCACCCAATGGAGTCGATACtgtaccgtaccggccggtacggttGGTATTTTCCTTACCTAAGCTTAAAACAGTACCAAAACACTTGTGTTTCGTTCCGGTTCAAATATCGGTTATACTGAGTTGTTCCGGCTATACTGGACGAAATATCACATTTCGGCCGGAAAAATCATATCGGACCAGAACATGATTTTCagtttaaaaagaaagaaaaattttcagatcCAATATCTCTCTCCCCTCTTTCAGTAACATATTAACTTACGGTCTCTCACTGTGTTGCTGCCGTCGCCAGAAAATCACCGCCACATTGCCGGAGTCCCATTTCGCTGATCTCCTTCTCCTCCCACTTCTTCATCTACTTCGTTAAATAACCCAGAACCTCTTTCTtggcttttgtttgttttagtttggcttttcagtttcttttgttttgtcctTCCTATTTATGTGCTTGACAGCTTTACCCAACTTTTACTACTAATAAATTCCAAGTTCCAACTTCAGCAcctttattattaatttatttgaataaaataattttatatttcttttattgatttgcGTCTCTAACACCCAGTCACGTGAACTTTCTTTTAataagtattttatttatttttaatttatgtattttatttttaacttcaaCTACGGTACACCAAATTgatgtatttattttcaatGTTTCTTTTCTAATTAGTTATGTGATTATTAAACAAAGACTTAAAGAGTAAAATTCCTTAACCTCAAGCCAAAATCATTATGTCATGTGACCATAAAATTTGTGTTCGTATAACTATGCTATAGTAAATCTTCAATAGTATTTAAACTTGAGTTAGAATATCTAAACCTATTTCTGACCTATAATGTATGAAGTAAAACATGTCATATCAAGAACGAATAAGATATGTATAAAGAATAAGTATAAAgacatatttttaagtgtagATTAGGAGTTGTACATTAAGAATTATGTTCCGCCATCATGTATAAAAACAAACCATTCCATTGTTTATTGAAATAGTAAGAGAAAATAGCATAATATCTTTCAAGGGGCCAACAAAGAAGCAATGGTGCAGCCCATGCCTTTATTTCCTTGAGAATTTTTAGATATTGTAGTAAAAGCCATTTTGGTAGCTGTTGTATCTCTATTTACTACCAAttacctgaataacagtttctTTAGTTTGCGAAAGTGGGGGTGTTTATAACTTATTTGGATGAAATTAGttaaatcattaaattattatccCTAGGGTTTATTATGAGTTTCTTCCTTTATATTTTTGTGACAAATTGTATTCTCTTAATACTTTTTTTCCCTTAAGCTcttatattttaacttttttgtgCTCATGTAAATTATGAGTATCATCTACGTTCTAGATTATAGAGgaaaatgaatatattttttttaattagtaagataatgaataaaaaaatagttaaatgaTATATTTGCCTATCAAGGTTTGTGTTCTATCATAAAGTAAGcattcatataaatatatatatatatatatatatatatcattcaattaatctaattttttgcaataattgatatataattgttaagtttcatttcaaatataataatactttCATAGTACGCTTTGAACCATAGTATGTAGAAGATGAAATCTTATTCTTTCCAAGTGATTATTAATTTGagaaagtaaatatatataattttctctaaacaatcccgtgcatcgcacgggttagcgactagtttagttgaaattgaaaactttttattaaaagtattgtaaataaagttaaaaattagctgaatagtacagtaagacccatgaataataccaaaaaatgcaataaaacctctaaataatagtaaaataaactgaaaTTGCAAATAAGCTGAAATTTTCAACTTATCccaaacgcatcaaaattttcattcagcATTAATTGTAGCTTGAAGGACCATGTGTTATGTGTACCAATATATTTACTTTCTAGGCTTTGAACATAAGTTCTGCACACCTAACATCAAAGATCAAatgcttttaatatatatatatatatatatatatataaaagatcaaaCACGTGTGTGTCCAACAGTCAAATTAAGGTGGTTCTTTGAGGATAGTCTCTCCTTTCATATACGACTGGTTCCCATGCATGAACCCCCATCTCCTTTTTGTACACGTGTGTGTCCAACAGTCAAATTAAGGTGGTTCTTTGAGGATAGTCTCTCCTTTCATATACGACTGGTTCCCATGCATGAACCCCCATCTcctttttgttaatatatatataggccgGCCAAGTTGTGAATTGTAAAAGACGTACTGAACATATAACAAACATTAGATTATGTTTTCTATAATAATGGCGTCGATTAGGTCTCTCCTCAAAACACTTTTCGATCAATTCATCCACAAAGATTTCCATGAAGCCGTTGCTAAGATGACTCTCATAGACGCTTTCCTCTTCCTTGTAATTACTAAAACTTTACCTTATAATGCTTCATTGTTTTTACTTCAAGTCACAATCTTATATTAGTTAttagtgtgtatgtgtgtgttttatttttatatattttttgacattATATATCTTTCATGTTAACTTAACATTTTCCATGCATGCAGATTGTTCACTCCATTGATAAGTTGGGGATATGGCCTCGATTACCAGTGATCTTAGGTCTCTTCTATCTGGGAATTCGCCGGCACCTTCATCAAGAGTACAACTTGTTCAACGTCGGTAGATCTGCGGTCGGGGTTCGGTTTAACCCCATGGATTATCCATATAGGACTGCTGATGGAAAATACAATGATCCCTTTAATGGAGATGCCGGCAGTGAAGGAACTTTCTTTGGTAGAAATGTTCTTCCTGTTGATCAAAAGAAgaaggtattaaaaaaaaacaaagaaagaataatgtAATTCTCAGCTGGGGGACCCTATGATTACCATATCATATAAATATCTACTCTAACCCTATGTCTTAATCAAAATTCTATCaccaaaagttttattttattttattttttttttaattcttaatctTAGAGTATGTGCTTCTGCCCTTTTGAGAGTTTTTCACCACATGATCAATATATAgtagatttgtttttttctcatatcttcaaaattcatcaattaatattattaagataatttgtttaccaaaagtcctaaggatttttttttttttaaagttttattattaaaaaattactttagcAATCTccaattatttattgttttgataAAATTCCAGTAGTAATAATGATGTGCTCTTTCACTTAGCTTAATTAATATTTGGGTATTCATATTGTTGCTTCCTAATGTGTGAcaatggttttttcttttatatatatatatatatatatatattctatttttgGTGAGTTATTTCAAAAACtagaaaaacaaattatttaattctacaaattaattaataatatataataattcttcggtttgatattttttttattatagttaGCTTATTGGTAAGGTCTATAATGATTAAATAAGAAGTCTGGAGTTCAAttcctgcctacaccaaaaatcgaaTGGTATCTTggtatgatgataaaaaactatcatcgGGAATAGACgctataagtaaaaaaaaaaaaaaaaaaaacccttaataCTTGTTCCTCCATCATGTGACTAACAGAAATGCTTTGTCACAAAAGAGTAAGTCTACTTctacaacaattttcacaatttttgccacaacttgctTACATAATGAGTTGTAAGTAGTGGAAATAAAATGGTAGGTTCATGATTCAACCACTCACGACTCGTCACGTGGCAAAATTGTGGCAAAGTTGTGAAACTAATTATGTACTAGATTTACTAGTCACAAAAGCTCACTGTGGTCATAACATATATTTGTTAACGTTGTTCCTCCGTGATGTGACTAACAAtgagtttttaatatttttttatattctatttttgtAAGCATTTTTATTGGTATTATCTTGATTTTTGCTAAGCAAGCGATGAATTTCATTGGAATACTTTTAATTAATCAATAGCAAAATAATGATTTTAGCTAAGGGTGCAAGATGAAAACACAAGATTGGAAGCAATTAATTCCAAAAACATTAatcaatataaactaaaaataaaaaattaattaaaatataaatttggaCTCTAAggtaaatataaaatttaaaaaaatatatatttcttaagaagttaaatttagttagttttcatcgttgaattttgaaaatttgacatttttctataatttctttaattcttgatattcttaaatatgtataTCTCAATTAATATATGTTGgactaaaaaattattcatcCCTTGATATCCCATCTAATtttgcaataaaaaatttaattttattattcataAATCTATTCAGAAAACGTACCttaaattttctatatatttcttaatttcttttaaaaataaaggtgGCAATTGTATTCTTGCATatcttactttttaaaataaaataaactaatgaaAATAAGTTCATTTATGCACACTCATATGAtgattttctattcaaaatttattaattaaaattattataataaatttctgtagttgaaattttaatttattattattaaaaattcttAGAAGCTTAAAAGGCATCCAATTGAAACCTTACTAtagaaatatttaaataaattttattatttatttaatgactTTTTTTCAGAAGATATCTATTTTATGATTGAATAGCATTTTTCTTTCACaaacttatataatataattagaattcAGTCTTTCATGTCATACTTATGTCATATCGTAGTTCACTATAAGGGGTATGGCTTGTGAGTTGTGAGGATATGttatatcttttttcttctttttttcttcaaaatttattaattaaattactaatataattttctataccttaaaatttatttccaaaattttaaaaattaaaagaccaAACCAATTGAAAACTATTATttgaaatctcaaaattttttgttatttattttatgaacaaTTACCTCGATCATCttataatattaatttctaCAATATGTAGCTAATAAAACCAGATCCAATGGTAGTGGCCACAAAGCTTCTTGCTCGGAGAAAATTCATAGACACAGGAAAGCAATTCAACATGATAGCAGCTTCTTGGATTCAGTTTATGATACATGATTGGATCGATCACTTGGAAGACACCAAGCAGGTCTGTTGCTTAGTGTATATACAACACAACACGATTAAGAAtacaatttattgaaaaattgaCAATGCTTATAAACGTGCACATCTTATCTTTTGGATAAACTATCACAGATTGAGCTGACTGCACCTAGAGAAGTTGCAAACCAGTGCCCTCTCAAGTCATTCAAGTTTTACAAGACAAAGGAGGTTCCAACCGGCTCTTACGATATCAAATCTGGTGCACTAAACATTCGTACACCATGGTGGTAAGAAATTAGTTTGAATTTccataatttaaatattagagTATTGTACTTATAAGTTCTAGACAAAATGCCTAAATCAAAGGGAGGCTTGTTGAGTAATAAAGACTTAAAATTGtagttgccaaaaaaaaaaacacccatgCATGTTGCTATTGGCTTTCAGTTTTCTCTTATTAGTTACTTCCAAAGACACTTtgaatttttgaactttctttcTTCTACCATTTTGCATGGTGTTTAGGGATGGAAGTGCTGTTTATGGGAGCAATGCAGAAAAGTTGCAAAAAGTAAGAACTTTCAAAGATGGGAAGCTTAAAATATCATCAGATGGGCTTCTCCTCCATGAGAAAGATGGAGTTGCTGTGTCAGGAGATGTTCGTAATAGTTGGATTGGTGTCTCAACATTGCAAGCCCTTTTCATTAAAGAACACAATGCAGTCTGTGACGCTCTCAAGGTAGTACTTTATGACCCATAAAGGAAAATGTCAATTACTTGATTTTAGGGATTTGATTAGCTTATCATGTGAATGAGTATCATTTTCAACTTACTAGTTAAACTCAgaacttctttcatttttcatgaTGTTTTTAGAGAGAATACCATCACTTGGATGATGAAGAGTTGTATCGTCATGCAAGGCTAGTGACATCTGCAGTTATTGCTAAGGTCCATACCATAGATTGGACGGTGGAGCTCCTCAAAACTGATACATTGCTTGCAGGGATGCGAGCCAATTGGTAATCTTTATCTTTcaacaaagaaatttatttaactAATTTACTAAATTAATCATCTTCTCTATATCACTGTGATAAATATTAAAAGCAAAGAAATGGTGGTTTCTGTGGTTTATTTTCAAGATCACacaatagaaaatgaaaatttgtacACAAACTTAATTGCATGGAACCTCAACATGtcattttttgcatttctaAATCATGGACTTCAATTTCACGTATGATACTTTTAAGTAGCATAATATGTCTCAACTATAGAATGATTGTAAACCCCAAATGACTATTCAATATTCAAGGTTAATTTGTTCTGATGGTTTTGGAAAATCCATTGTAGGTATGGTTTGTTGGGAAAGAAATTCAAGGACACATTTGGACATGTTGGAGGAGCCATCTTAGGAGGTTTCGTGGGTCTAAAGAAACCAAATAATCATGGTGTTCCTTATTCATTGACTGAGGAGTTTGTTAGTGTTTATCGGATGCACTCGCTTTTACCCGATCATCTTCATTTAAGAGACATCTCAGCTGCACCCGGGCCAAACAAATCTCCGCCATTGTTCGAAAAGTATAACTCTATTTCGTTCAGCATCACAATTAGTTCATGAAATTTTTCGTGGATATTGTTTGTTCACTAGAATTTTTGTCCTAATTACACTCTTGGTTTTCAGGGTTCCTCTACCAAAATTGATTGGTCTTAGAGGAGAAACGGCCTTGGTAGAAATTGGGTTTGAAAAGCAAATGGTTTCAATGGGCCACCAAGCTTCTGGGGCCCTGGAGCTTTGGAACTATCCTACATGGCTTAGAGACCTTATACCACAAGATGTGGATGGCCGAGATAGGCTTGATCATGTGGACTTACCAGCCCTTGAAGGTAGTAAGCTAATCTtgatcatttaatttaatttatttaccaGCTTTTAGAAATTCAATGTGTGAAGCTTATTTCCAATGCTTTATAATGCAGTGTATAGGGATAGGGAGAGGAATGTTGCAAGGTATAATGAGTTCCGTAGGGCATTACTATTGATACCAATTTCAAAATGGGAAGATCTAACGGATGATAAAGAAACAATTCAAACGCTTGAGGAAGTGTACGGTGATGATGTTGAAGAACTCGATTTGCTTGTGGGTCTCATGGCAGAGAAGAAGATCACAGGGTTCGCAATTAGTGAAACAGCTTTTATAATATTCTTACTAATGGCAAGCAGGTAATAAAATAACTTCACAAATATACAAGGAAAATAGCACAATCATTCATGCATGCGTtgtaataaaaggaaaaaggatcCAAATTCACTAAtatccaatttttattaaaaagaaaattttgagaggtgaaagaacaaaaaaagtcatcataatattttaattaccACTTAGAGGTGAAGAAACTAGGTGGAATGTCATGGTCTAATGAGTTATAATATTTTGACCTTTTGAGTTGTCATGGATGCAGGAGGCTGGAAGCAGATAGGTTCTTTACAAGCAATTTCAATGAGGAGACATACACGAAAAAAGGACTTGAATGGGTTAATAATACAGAGAGTTTGAAGGATGTGCTAAAACGTCATTATCCAGAAATGGTAGAGAAATGGATGAACTCTACAAGTGCTTTCTCGGTGTGGGATTCACCTCCAAATGCTGACAATCCAATCCCACTCTATCTTCGTGTTGCTCAGTGATTCTCATTTTTCACAACCATGCATATGGCTTAAAGTTACTGTCTCTATTTTACCTTctgccttaaaaaaaatgtagaactACTTCAATAAACCACTagcttaagaaaaaaatgtaggaCTACTTCAATAAACCATTAGCTCTAAATAAGGGAGATACCATTTATTATGTAACACTATTTAGCATTTAGTATTTACGATCACTTTTTTTAATCCTTATAATTTAATGttatttgtttcattatttACCATCACTTCCTTCTAATACTTATCATTTTTGTTGGgctgtctctctctcttacatGAATGTGAAAAGTGAGCAACATTCTCCACAAAGAAAgaggccaaaatgggcatttgcccctttCTCACAAACTTTCCAGCATTTTATCCCCTTTCTCAAACTATTTAGGGATGTGCCCCTGTTACTCGACATTACCATAATCGAGTTCTTCATAAAACTCGATCATAACTCGAGTTCTTCATAATCaagttcttattttttttaatccgtACATAACTCGATTACTATAAAATCAAGTTATATACTCGACTATATAATTATCAAGTTATAAAGCAAAATTGATATCTATAGAATCAAGTTATGCCCGTGTTATAACTTCTCCTCCCATTCAGATTGTCTTGTTTTTAGTCTAAATTGAATTCCACTGCTGCTCCACAGATCCACAACTGCATCTGGACTAAACTAAAATTTGTATCACCTCAAGTAAAAAACCCATACCAGAAATTTATGGCAATGgtattttcatttgatattgtactgaatttttttttttttttttggttgaatgagTGTTATGTGAGTACattggtgtgattttggttgtttgttctAGTAAATTTTTATCACAAGAGAATGAGAATCTTTACCATAGCAAGAAGTAATCAActatataacttatttttcttaGATTGTTATAAGATGGTTAGTGAAATGAAGGATAACACATaattataagaatataataagtaGCATTTATGGTCAATGCAAAAGCAATAAAAGTGGTTACTATAGATGAAATTGTATGCTAGTCTCCCTATCTATTATTTGTTAATATGCATTCATAGTTGGTGGGACTCACATATCATGCATTAATGCATTCCATACTTTAGTTAAACATAGATAATCATCATTGACAACAACACTACGTCTTACACAGAATGTCTAGACA
This DNA window, taken from Quercus robur chromosome 2, dhQueRobu3.1, whole genome shotgun sequence, encodes the following:
- the LOC126714952 gene encoding alpha-dioxygenase PIOX-like — translated: MFSIIMASIRSLLKTLFDQFIHKDFHEAVAKMTLIDAFLFLIVHSIDKLGIWPRLPVILGLFYLGIRRHLHQEYNLFNVGRSAVGVRFNPMDYPYRTADGKYNDPFNGDAGSEGTFFGRNVLPVDQKKKLIKPDPMVVATKLLARRKFIDTGKQFNMIAASWIQFMIHDWIDHLEDTKQIELTAPREVANQCPLKSFKFYKTKEVPTGSYDIKSGALNIRTPWWDGSAVYGSNAEKLQKVRTFKDGKLKISSDGLLLHEKDGVAVSGDVRNSWIGVSTLQALFIKEHNAVCDALKREYHHLDDEELYRHARLVTSAVIAKVHTIDWTVELLKTDTLLAGMRANWYGLLGKKFKDTFGHVGGAILGGFVGLKKPNNHGVPYSLTEEFVSVYRMHSLLPDHLHLRDISAAPGPNKSPPLFEKVPLPKLIGLRGETALVEIGFEKQMVSMGHQASGALELWNYPTWLRDLIPQDVDGRDRLDHVDLPALEVYRDRERNVARYNEFRRALLLIPISKWEDLTDDKETIQTLEEVYGDDVEELDLLVGLMAEKKITGFAISETAFIIFLLMASRRLEADRFFTSNFNEETYTKKGLEWVNNTESLKDVLKRHYPEMVEKWMNSTSAFSVWDSPPNADNPIPLYLRVAQ